acaccatattggtttaggtcatataagcttaactaactcctttgctcttattgttaaaagcttatatgaaccaagtatgttgaaaacctcatcttttttacatactcgaggttgtattgtcatcaatcaccaaaaagggggagattgaaagtatctaggcccctagttgggtttcagtgattaataacaatatgagattactatgactgacgtgtgttttgcagaggcaatttaagttaggtcatggtaatagaaattgattgggcaatcatggttgtcatgcccctacgatggaaattgtttcggttttcaaaggatggactagttctaagtgtcgtttgatgttgaagagacacttagagtagtttaggactttgtttttcctttggccgtactatgaaggggggtatggactagtagcttgacataGGTGAGTCTAgggggttaggtgtggtgcacacttgtcaactctagcactaggtagctctggactagccctaagatcaattggagcaaacttcattcacatatgatttcgagttgaaagtgaatagAGGTTCAAATGACTGACTGGACGTtgatctggttgtgaccggacgttgaagggtgagtccggtcagttcatttgatcaactggagtcgtctagttgtgatcggacgctaagtgaaatgtgaccggacgctgggttcctgtgtccggtcaactccagagaggttctagagagggagattcctgatcgaacacatccggtcagtgctgattggATGCTGGTAAGGATCCagtaactgaccggatgctgaacagcgaagtgacGGACTTCGGGTGCCAGCCTCCGGTcaatatcagtaaggttccagagagcagttttcgtgtctggacgtgtccgatcagtactgaccggacgctgtttaGAGTCCGGTCAGAATTTAATGGCTCTTTTTTGATAtagtggcggggataactgaccagagcgtccggtcactctgactAGAGCATtgggtcaccccgcagagtgatgacttagcctccaaatgttatgttttgaatgaaggggtataaatacttactccactcgtccaagggatgtctcttgcccatttgttcagctgagaaaaaCCCTTGAGAGTGTAAAGGAGAGCCAGAGCCTaatgaggtgattaagatttgagaatccaaaaataaggcctcattagtgtaaggagagtagcaagtgtgcatccacctttctcattaggcttgttgtggtcaagtgagagtctgtgcttgttactcttgatgatcgccatcacctagatggctcagtggtgatcaggagtttggtgatcatccgacggagcttgtggatgacccaactcaagttgtgagcggttgagggtgattcaccacgacaaagtgtcgaagaattagcccttagagagcacttgatccttgtgtggatcaagggggagctacacccttgcgcgggtgctccaatgaggactagtggggagtggcaactctccgatacctcggcaaaacatcgtcgcgttccttctctctttactttaagcatttacatttgagcaattcatttcttatctttacattcttagaattgccatgctagagtaggattggaacctagggtacaaaacttttgtgtggtagaacaataggaacacattctaggcacaaggggtgaagtgggctaagtgtagggtttaattattgcaaagaattttagaattagcccaattcaccccccctcttgggcatcttgatccttctaggtctctccaaaatccaagccttcaatttgagtgaaccttgagccaccaaccttgccttgttccttgttaccacgccgtgctcatcttgcttgttgcagaagactcatttggttccaatcacattttgcttgggcctttccaccaaggaccagattTCATtccaagtgaagttgttcaactcctcttgcatggctatcatccaatccagaCCATCAAGTGCATCctccaccctatgaggttccaaaggagaaacaaatgagtaatgttcacaaaaacttgctaaacaggAACGTGtcgttacccctcgtcgaatgctccccaatatgttatcaacgagATGGTCCCATTGAATgaattgatgcactctaggatgtggtacttgagttgatctttgtaTAGGgccatcatggtcatgatcgattggaggatcAAGACCATAGTCTTGTGGAGGGttgtcttcacttctttcttgATTGTTGAGTTGAGTTTGGACTTGCTCATTGTTAGCACCATCTTCATAAGAATGACCTTGTGTACCAATTGATCTTCCATCTTGATCATTTCTAGTTGcgaaagcttcaccatgttcattggatgaaacataaTGAGTGATTGGATCATGATCAACATGCACAatgatttcttcatcttcatcttgtactTCAACgagctttacttcaccaatggcaagcttcttgataGCTTTGTGTAGAGCTTTTTCATTACCTACAaactcaacattgacttgctctttttgagagccgtcagtttcatcaaaagtcatgtCTACCGCGATTTTAattaaaccggtggttttattgaaaacatgatatccatgtttgttagtaccataaccgagcataaaaccttcatcaacctttggtgcaaactttaaGCTTTTAGATTTCTTGTTATGTATAAAACACttagatccaaaaactctaacgtggtgcaccttaggctttttaccggttagaagttcataggtggtcttttttcttttcttgtgaagatataagcggttgatggcatgacatgccgtgttgacTGCTTTCTctcaatagttggttggagtcttgtactcatccaacattgcttttgcggcttctatgagcgtttggttcttcctctccacaacaccattttgttgtggagtgtatggaactgaaaactcatgcttgattccttcttcatcaagaaactcttcaatgttggtgttcttgaactccgtcccattgtcacttctaactctcttaatctcaacatcaaactcattttggtctCTTCTTGTACACTTTTTGAAGATGCCTTGTACTTCACTCTTATCGCGcaaaaagaacacccaagtgcaaTGAGAACAATCATCAATAATtataaaaccatatttgttactgccaatgcttatataagagacgggtccaaatatgtccatgtgtagcaattccaatggcctttcggttgtcacaacattcttgacagGATGTTTGGCACCAACTTGCTTTTCAGCTTTGCATGCACTACAAATTCTacctttctcaaaagaaacatttgttagtccaaggatatgTTCGTCTTTttgaagtttgaccaagtttctcatcccaacatgagcaagtcggtgatgccataaccaacccatgctagattttgccattaaacaagtcttgggatttactctatttgatgtgaaatcaacaaaatagagtttcccttttaaatgacccataaatacaatagaggaatcctcccttctatggacttccacacccttatccgtaaagagacaattgtaacccatctcacaaagttgtgaaatggacaacaaattgtatctcaacgaattcacaagtaaaacattggaATTGAATTGtcatttgagatagcaattttacccaaactgaGAACTCCTTtttcattgtcaccaaacacaatgtttccactttggtcatgactaggttggaatgatgtgaacatgtccttttctctggtcatatgattggtgcatccactatccaacacccgaCTTGTTCCatcggaggaatattcctacaaagacaaatcaagcttttgtttaaggtacccaaaaagatttgggtcctagggggttagtcacataaaatttgggcacccaaacactcctcatgatctccttcctcttttgggcaccaacatacttcaccacgatcttgccatccttgccccaacaacacatgtaATCACTAGCATAGCATCGTAGGAGTGGTGCTTGTGACTTGAGGGCCTCCACTTGCTTCATCTTGTTTGTCTTGTCACTTGTAGGTGCAATCTtaggaatgtagaccttgttgtttgcCTTGCAtatgagctcatcaagagcaacacccTTGCTCAACtttacacaaggcacaccattgatcatcgtccttccattggccttcccatcatacctattgttgccaatgccttccttaatggatgggtgccttgatgacttgtatattgtcTTGTTGGaatgctcttgacacttgcacccattcttcaagatcatcttcaacctatgaatctccttgtctttcttttctagctcaacaaggttagttgcatatgcatttatatcAATCTTATATCATCTTTTATAGCCGttgctagtggagacattagagtctttgattgccttaggagaagttgaagtgctagcccaaagagtgctatagtttaactcaagattatggtatttttcttccaagcgtgtaaggctttcttgagctatacttctatcattcttgaggctagctattGTGTCATTAACTgaagaatgttccttagtcaatttctcaATAGAGTCATTGACTAAAGATAAATCaatggttaacttctcaaccttcattctttcctcggtgatagatgcttcaagtgcatggTTTTTATccctctcttgagtgattatttTACCATGCAACTCCAAGCACCTATcgctcttctctaatttcttcattagggtttttattttagtgaaggcctttttaccaaatttcttaatcatggttgctttaatttattctatgttctcatcacaactatcatactcatcactagaaggATTGGTTGAGTCATGTACCTTCTTccccttagccatgaggcaagttAGAGTGTAGTATTCGTTGTCGATGAGTTTGGAGAAGAGCCTTGGTGATGAGTTTAGGTTGGGGAAGAGCTTTGATGGTGAAGTcgagtcggggaagatcatggttgGTGATGAAGAGTGGTGGATAGCAATGTttgtggctcccttcttcttcttctcatcatcactagagtcactatcatttgactcccattcttcaccaagatgagcttcacctttcttcttgtctttatccttGTCGTGCTTGTGATTCTTCTTCTCTTTGGGACAATCGGCAATGAAGTGACAGGTTTTACCACACTCATAGCAAAACCtcttcttgtacctcttccttccatcaccataggtcttgcggttgctctTTTTcacaaattttttaagattcctgATCACAAAAGCAACCTCGGCATCagaatcttcttcttcacttaagGAATTATCCTTCACATTCTTCTTTTTTTGTTGACTTAAACCTTGAACCtaatgttgttgagttgctttgagGGCTGCACTTTTattgtatcccattgcattaggattttgattgtgagcattgattgcatcttcatctaaacactcatgatgcttgagctttgaaagaacctcttggggtgtcatctcatcataaccaggcctttccatgatcatggatgctagcatgttgttcttggctctataagtTCTCAACATCTtcctagcaaccttgttgtcatcccattcggtgcttctaAGGGTTCTTATGCGGTTGATCAATGCCATAAGCCTATTAAACATAGCTTGAGTTGTTTCACCTTGTaagaacacaaatctttccaattcaccataaagtaactcaatgttgccttttctcatgCTCTTGTCTCCttcaaatgatcttctcaaggcttcccaaatttgcttagcactttccattccattcactttgtTGAACTCATTCGAACCCAAACTTGAGACAAGCAAGGAcatggcttgtgcattttgatggaggttgaaTGCTTCTTccagagttatctctctatcttcatcggtaggaatcatcacaccaacatgcataacttcccaaagtcttgcggcgaTGAGGTGCATCTTCATCTTATATGCCTAATcgatgtatcttgttccatcaaagtgaggtggcttgccaaggTTGACAGAAGAAGAATGTAGAGGTGGACCtttgatgagttgtccatagtcgaaGTCCATGTTTGAATACATTCCCTTTCCATGAGGATGCTCACCTGCTCCAATTTCACTTGCAGTGTCTTTGGttgcatcattcttgccacttatagcATCTTCAACCTTCTTTCTCaactcttccttcatcttgctcatctcatcttgcatcttcttcatttcatcttggaaAAGCTTTGCTTGCTCAGCCATCAACTCTTTTGCAATTTGCTTGGCCATCTCGGTGGCATCGGCTTGCATCTTTTTGGTGTCCGACATTATTTcttctcacgcggtgaagcgctaaaagaagaccttgctctgataccaattgaaaggatctaacaattcctagagggagggtgaataggcgtatctaaaaatttactgcaaatgctaagtttaaatttgtCAGCCAATGtcgaagtcccgacagtttgggtcggaactcccaacgtcATCAGAAGTTTTGGCACAAACTGTCAGAAGTCCCTATGCTtatgtgaactacaaaagcaatgCCAAATTTAAGtttgtggataaataatcttacaaccccacttcctagtggtttgatgtagatgttgggtcactcccttgacgccaaAATGCCTCCAAAGCATAGATCGAGCCCAAACCCTAAAataaagtgagagagagagagacaaacaaatacaagtaatctcgagaaaacacaacaacaacaagcacgcgggacacaaggatttatcccgaggttcggcaaccccacaaggAGCTCTTATGTCCTCCTTTTtcaggtgaccacaaaggtcggagtctctttcacctccttgcctctctcaaagcaaccacaaatgTCACTTGagatttccactaagaaatcaagggtaatacaaacttcccaaggatcTTTCACAAGATGGAAGTTCTTGGCCGACGcttagccggctaggggcaaagccctaagagtaatagacacaaatccaactggcttgatgaagaaatcaagtgctcaagcttgttaaagtgattttctcactcaatccactctccttggtgatgatcaaagtgcttgggcttggaaaagaagaaagagaaaaacaaaaaactcaaagcaaaggtgatatccataggagcttttgtgattttggtgatcgagacacttaacgagtgtgatcacatttaggatagatagtcgtactattaggaggggtgaaactcgtcgtgaaatgcggttatcaaagtgcttatcaaagtggcactagatgttctaactcattgcatatgcatttagattctagtgagtgctaacacccttgaaaatatttgtgaaaatatgctaacacacgtgaacaaggtgatacacttggtggttagcatatttgagcaagggtggggAAGTTGGAGTTAAGGAGGCGATGTttacagtgaccagacgctgcaccggacgctggaccggtgcgttcggtcagttggCGCATGGTGGCGTGGCcttggtcaagtgatcggactTTGGAGGTGCTGGTGACCGGACTCGATGAAGGTGTGTCCGGTCCCTGGTGACGTATGCTGACGCAAGCACCTACACGAGAAAGAAAGGAGCGAACACAGGGGCATGTTTGGTCTTCGTTGacctgacgcgtccgatcatgtttgggtggctctggaacctctctagagttgacctgACGCGTGGTGGCGCAGCATCAGGTGGTGGAGCGGTGTGTCCGATCAAGTGCTTAAGGGTACGGGCACACGCGCAATCTGACGCGGTGGTGGTGCGTCCGATCATCCCTCAGGTGTGTTCGGTCGTCACTAACACGCAAGCATGAGCGAAGTGACCGTTGGAGATCAGCAATTGACGTTGAACGCTGGGGACATGTGGACGGCTAGCAGCGACCGAGCGCTAGGGCTGATGCGTCCAGTCAGCGCGACCAGCGCattcggtcaccccgagttgggcTGCCTGTTGAGCccaacaactctatttcgtgggggcttctatttaagccccatggccggctctagctcactcgcttggccattttcattgacatagcaacctagtgagctaagccaaagctctctcactcatctccatcattgattcatcatctttatgagattgggagtgaatccaagtgcattgcttgagtgattgcatctagaggcacttggtgattgtgtttcgctccGAGATTcgtttgtttctcttggtggttgccaccacctagatggcttggtgcagcgaggatcatcgagcaaaggaaggtgattgtctctagctctgatcgtggtgattgcgatgggttcttgacctttccccgatggagagccaaaaggtactctagtggattactcatagcttgtggatcctcatcttgtgttggttgtgcggcacccgattgcgggttagacgtgtgatgcctattagcgcatgaacctccaagtgggtgaatcgctacaacgagagcgtagcttgccggcaagcaagtgaacctcggggatatatcattgtgtcatcttgtcccgaggatttgattggtattcattgtgattgattgatcatctcatgtcacggcggtataaacatcaCTACCTCTCTTGTGTATTTACgtttctagtgtagctaagctctttaatgtaatttgttttgagagctagcttgtgtcttgtctagtggttagtgaggctctttagttagtctttgaaaactcactaacttagtggtagtgacttagcctctttgtgtgaattagagatcatatcaactagaattgtggataggaggcttacattttgagtaggctagcgcaacacatgcttcgcttcataattgtctaaccacttggcttaagtgttgttgtagaaatttttataggctattcacctcgctctagccattagaacctttcagtaGTCCTAGCCTTCTAGTAGCTGCATGTACAGGCGTGGACATAAAAAATGCAAATCTATCGGAGTGCTGTCGTCCACACTCCACACGTTTTAATAATCCCCACCTAGTGGAGGAAGAAAAATCCCCACCGAGCGAGCTTCCCATCCACATGTGTGAGGTACGAGCGCACGCCTCTTTCCTTTCCCTTCTAAAACCTTCCCTTCGCTTCCTTGCCCTTCGCACACTTCGCCGTACTACAACAAGCACACTTCCCCATCCCTTCAAGACCTCGTCCCTATGTAGGCAAATGCGTTGAGGTGACAAGATGGCTGAGGCCGGTGGTGCTGACCTGATGAAGCCCCGCAGCAGGATCCACGACCTCGTGAAGTCGGGCGGCTGCAGCGGCAAGTCTGGTTCTTGCAGGACTACAGCGCACGCCAGCGCTACTGGGGACCGTCGGACACATCGTCAAGGCGCCTCCGAATCAGTGGTGAAGCCAAGTAGCACCGAATTGGCTCAGGATGCGTGGATCTTCGTTCACAGGTGCCGAATCAAGAGGGTTGGCTTACGCTTCAGCTCCTAGGGTGACATGTACGTCTCTGACTCAAAAGATGAAGAAGAGTCCCCTGAGCTGGCCATGAATTCGGCAGTCGGCGTGGAGCTGGCCCCTACGGTGGCTGCAGACGGGGCTACCAGCGTGGATCTGGCCCCTACGGTGGCTGCGGCCGGGGCTGCCGGCATGGATGTGGCCCCTGTTGTGGCCGCGGATGGGGTTGCCGGCGTGGAGATGAACCTGGAGGTAGATGGGCGCCTGGCAAAAAAGGTGCTTGGGGAGGATATGCACCTAGAGGTGGCTACGTGCCTAgctgaggtgctctccgagatgGAACCTTTCTACCACGAATGCTTCATCGACATGTACAAGGTTATGGTGACGTTGTTCTTCACCCCTCCCCCTAGTTTATTTCCTGTTGATTCAAAGTATAAATTGATCTTCCTGGAGGCAGTGGATTTCATCTCCTCCATCAGCAAGCTCTTGATTTAGGTCTGGTAAGGGCTCTTTACTTCCTTCCCCTTGTACTATGTTTAGAtctaaggctatctccaacaacaacacgcAAAATACAAGTCCCATTCgttctttgggtagcgctacaggcaaaaggttcgatacatattcggcatcttctccaacaacaagacaaaaaaagaatcctttctgcaaatgagttttcaggagagatgatgtccatatttgggttgtgcctcatagcaacccaaaataggtctcccgtataggtactctgttggaggctgattttgggtCTCTTGCTATTCATTTTGGGTTTATGTGTCCATATAGGTtgcttgttggagacagtctaagagcATGGCTGAAGATGGAATGGATTGCAGGCTTATGGTGGTTGGTACTGTATTTAGATCAAGTTGGGGTTGTCCATCTTCTGATCCAGTTTGGAACTGATTTCggttgattcaatagtgttctgtgagaaagaataagctgaaacaagttgAGACTAGACAAGGAGAACAGGTAGACTGTGTTTAGATCTATGAGTATGGCTGAAAATGGAATGAATTGCAGGCTGAAGATGGAGGGGGGAAGCCTTTTGTTGGTGGAGTCTTTATAGTGGGGCAATGATGCGCAGTTCAAATTTCAGGCTCAATGCGCATGGACGCCAGAATGGGACCAGAACTTTGTGTAGTATTCTTGGCCACATTCTACTCCTTGTATTGCTACGGTTGCTTTTTTTGTCTGTTGTTTGTGCCGTTGAAATTGTGATCACACATTATGCCAGTGATGTTGGCTTCATTCCATTGCCGGGTTAATCAGTACTGTGCCAGTTATGTGAGCTGCACTTTTTAGGGGTAGAATTGTAATTTCCCATCTACAGTAAATTTTCCATTTAAATTTGGTCGGAGGGAGTATATTTTGATGCAGAATTGGTTTCGTTGGTCTGTTTGGCGATGCATTAAATCGATAGATGCCCAGGTCCAGCGTTTCGCTGATCTGATCTCGTGCGCGCGTTGGATCGTTCGTAGCAAATCGGCAGAAAATCGTGTGATGCCCTACATGTATGTGAAGAAACGAAGTACTCCTACTAGAATAGCTAGGTGACCCAGGTGGAGCCCATCCATCGATGAGACGATGCTTCATTCTTGCTGTCGTGGCTCTAATAAtccggtttttttttttttgagaaagaaCAATCCAGTAGTAATTAATCCTAGTTGTAAGTAATTTCCGTAGGGCCTGAATCCGAATCCAGCGCGGTCAGGGCGCGgcgctcgatggcgatgcgtttGCTCGGTCTCCGCCACACCTGCGCAAGAAAAGGCCCAGTCCACTCAAAACGACTGACCGAGCCTCCGAGTAGTAGAACAGAACGGCCCAGTCCACTCAAAACGACTGCAGTGCCACTCCCTGTCTCTCTAACAGGCAgtttgaagtttttttttttgaaaccggGTGAACTTTCATTACTCAACTGCAATCAAGTCATTAGCAGCGATTACATGGACACTATCAGGGATAAAGCTCATAATTTGCTCTTCTCCCTGATTACATAACAGACCCAGGGCAGCTAGCTCGTGAGCAGCTTGATTACATTCTCTACCTTTATCTCCGCTATCAAGAGTCCCACAGCAGCCTCGTCAAAGCCACTGGTCGTAATTGCTTGGACAGCTAACTTTGAATCTGTTTCAGCGATCAGATGTCCAATTCCAAGGTCCAAGGCGGTTTGGATGCCTTGGAGGCAGGCAACCAGCTCAGCATGGAATGCATTCAGAAGATGATCGACCCTTCCGCGCCTAGATACGATCACATTGCCTACGTTGTCCCGTATCAAGAAGCCCCAGCTGCCCGATGATGAATTGGACAGAAAAGAGGCGTCGCAGTTCAGTTTCAGAACACCGACCGATGGTTTGCTCCATTTCgcgttttttttaataaaaggaAAAGGTAGTCCTCCATCTCAAAATAACTAGGTATACACATCTAATTTGTTTAAGACAAGGTTCTTTACCAACTATTACATATCAACATTTGAAGCTCATAATATATTTATTATGAATAAATATTTCATTATCAATTGAATGACATTGATACATCATGAatgttagtatatttttataTGCATTTAGTTAATTCTGAAAAAATAGCTTCTCGAAATACGAGATGTGCGATTGTTTTCTGACGGGGCAAATATTAGATATGAAATGGCATGGATGATGACATCTGTCTAGTATTTCTGTGGCTGAATCGGCTGTTGTCCCCTTGTGTTCTCCTAGTGGACGCACAAGAGAATTTGTGACTGATGAGATACCTCTGTCCAGCGTTTCCGTGACCGAATCGGCTGTTGTCCCGTTCTGTTGCTGGTGGACGAGAGAATTATTTGACTGACAGGCCGGTCAAGGTCAAGCTCACCTAGATGGATCAAGCACGGCTAGCTAGCGTCATTAGGCTTAGGTTGATGAACACACAAAATCCGTATTGATTTAGTCATGGGTGGAGACACGTACGTACGCAGTTGACTGATGAACTGAAATAAATCAACCTtgcactacgccagattcttaTACTAGGAACGAGGTATTTTTACTATAGGGCAGCTGGGGTTGGGGGTGCTTCTACAGTGGGCGTTCTCGGGCCCCAACAGCCCAGCCATctctacagatggcactgtaggggcggctggtaacctgagccgcccctacagttggggttgatatgtaggggcggctcaatcaccagccgcccctgcagtgcccatttattttttttcaaatttcaaaatttgaaaagttcaaatttagtcaaatgataagataaccaaaataaaagttgtagatattgatgagttgaacaacttttgtattcatcacttttacatatgaaatcatttag
This sequence is a window from Miscanthus floridulus cultivar M001 chromosome 10, ASM1932011v1, whole genome shotgun sequence. Protein-coding genes within it:
- the LOC136488692 gene encoding uncharacterized protein encodes the protein MKMHLIAARLWEVMHVGVMIPTDEDREITLEEAFNLHQNAQAMSLLVSSLGSNEFNKVNGMESAKQIWEALRRSFEGDKSMRKGNIELLYGELERFVFLQGETTQAMFNRLMALINRIRTLRSTEWDDNKVQGLSQQKKKNVKDNSLSEEEDSDAEVAFVIRNLKKFVKKSNRKTYGDGRKRYKKRFCYECGKTCHFIADCPKEKKNHKHDKDKDKKKGEAHLGEEWESNDSDSSDDEKKKKGATNIAIHHSSSPTMIFPDSTSPSKLFPNLNSSPRLFSKLIDNEYYTLTCLMAKGKKVHDSTNPSSDEYDSCDENIE